Below is a genomic region from Brucella sp. BE17.
GATCGCAACGATCAGCAAGAGAAGTGCGATACCCGGATAGAAGCTGATCCAGTAGTCACCGGAGAGCATATAGTCGAAGCCGTTGGAGATGAGCAGGCCGAGCGAGGGTTCGGTCACCGGCAGTCCGATCCCGAGGAACGACAGCGTTGCCTCGAGCATGATACCGTAGGCAACGCGCATGGTCGCGACGATGATAAGCGGCGGTAGACAGTTGGGCAGAATATGCCGGAACAATATGCGCCGATCGGCAAGCGCCATGGAGCGGGCCGCATCGACATAGGCACGCTTGCGCTCAACCAGTGCGGAACCACGAATGGTGCGGGCATAATAGGCCCATTGTGTGACAACCAGCGCCAAAATGATCTTGTCCACGCCCTGTCCGAGAATGGCGAGAAAGATCAGCGCAATCAGGATAGCCGGAAAGCTCAGTTGAATATCGACAATGCGCATCAATACGGCATCGACGCGCCCGCCGATATAGGCACTGGCAAGCCCGATAGATGCTCCGATGACGAGCGCAATCGCTGCACTGGAAACTCCGACCAGGATGCTTGTGCGAAGGCCATAGAGGATTGCGCTCAAAAGATCTCGGCCCTGATCGTCGGTGCCGATCAGATAGACCATGCCGGTCATGCTTTCCGAACCCGGCGCAAGCCTGCCATCAAGAATATCGAGCTGCGCCAGATCGTAAGGATTTTGCGGCGCAATCCATGGCGCGAAAATGGCGGCGATCAGAAAGATCGAAACCAGAATAAGGCCGGTGAGGGCAAGCTTGTCATGCAGAAGTGCCGAGACGACTTGCCAGAAAGGCGCACGTGATGCCGGAGTGGCTTCGGTGCCGGTTCCTGCGTGAACGGAAACGGATGTGGGTTTTTCCTGGCTCATCACGAGTTCCCTTCAAGACGAACGCGCGGGTCTACGATAGAATAAAGGATATCGACCAAAAGATTGATGACGCTGAACATCACCACCGTGATCATCAGATAGGCGAGGATGACCGGACGATCGAGAACGCTGATTGCATCGATGATCAGCTTGCCCATTCCCGGCCATGCAAAAATCGTTTCGGTGACAACGGCAAAAGCGATCAGAGAACCCAATTCAAGGCCGATAACCGTTATGAGGGGGATCAGCGTGTTTTTGAGCACATGCACAGTGACGATACGGCGTTCCGTCAGGCCTTTGGCGCGTGCAAAGCGCACGAAATCAAGCTGCATGGTTTCCATGACACCGGCACGTGTGAGGCGGATCACCAGCGATATCTTGAACAAAGCCAGATTGAAGGCAGGTAAAATGAGGTGTGAGAGGCCATCGAGCGTGAAAAGGCTCAACGGCATGCCCAGCACGTTCACCGTGTCGCCGCGCCCCGATGCCGGAAGCCATCCAAGATAAACGCTGCAAATCATGATCATGACAAGACCGATCCAGAAGGTCGGCAGGCTGAAGCCAAGGATGGAAAAGGTCATGATCGATTTGGAAATCAGGCCTTTGGGCTTCAAACCGGCATAAACACCGAGCGGGATGCCGATGACAAGCGCCATCATGAGCGCCACAAAGGCGAGCTCCAGCGTGGCCGGCATACGGTTGAGGATCAGCGTCAGCGCAGGCTGGTTGAAGACAAAGGAATTGCCAAGATCACCAGACAAAGCTTTTGTCAGGAACAGCCAATATTGCTCCCATACCGGCTTGTCGAGGCCGAAGGACTGTATGACCTGCAAACGCTCGGCGGGCGTTGCGGTCGAACTCAGCAGCACATCGACAGGGTTGCCGACGAGATAAAGCCCGATGAAGACCAGAACCGACATGACCAGAAGGGTCAGGACGGTCTGGATCGAACGGCTCAGGAGATATCCGCTCATGATTGTAATTCTCCCATCAGATTTTTGCTCTCCGACTTCGCGCCATAGCGAGCAATGCGCTCGATCAGCAGGGCAATGAAACCGGCCTCATCGACGTCAGTGGCGACGGTAGCATTGGCCGCACGCTCCATCTTGTTGTAAAAGTCGGCATAGGTATAACCCATTGTCAGGCCGGTGACCTCGACGCCGATAAAGGCATCACGGCTCACGAACAGGTCAGGCCGGATCAGCCACGCGATAGTCGTGGCATCATGAATGGGGCCGCCAGGACGACCATAGCGCTTGGGATCTGAACGATCAAAGGTCGAAAACAGATTGTAAAGAGCCTCGCCAGGCTTACCGCCCGCCCTGAATTGCTCAAAATGGTCTTTTGTGAAGAGTGCCTGAAACGTCATGTCGAGCGGCATCAGCACAATCGGAACACCGGACTGGAAAGTGATTTCGGCGGCATGCGGATCGGCATAGATGTTGAACTCGGCCCATGGGGTGCGATGACCAAGAGCTGTGAAGGCACCGCCCATCGCCACGACCTGCCTGATACCTTTGGCGACATCGGGATGCTGGATGAGAGCCAGTGCAATATTGGTCAGCGGGCCAATGGCACAGATGGTTATCAGATCGCCTGTTTGTGCAGCCTCGCGCGCACAACGCACGATAAACTGAATAGAAGTCTCTTGCGCAGGCTTAATATTGCTCGCCTCGATGAGTGTATCGTTGAACGCGCCGATCCTGGCATATTTGCCATAAACCTGCTCACGGACCAGCGGGCCTTGGGCTCCTGCATGAACAGGTACGTCGCGCCGCCCACTAATGGAAACGATCTTGCAGGCATTGGCGAGGGTTGCTTCAAGCGGCACGTTTCCCGCAACGATGGAAAGGCCAAGTACGTCAAGCTCGGGTGACGCCAGCGCCATCAAAATGGCGGCTGCATCGTCGACGCCAGGATCGGAATCGATGATAATGCGCTGTTTCTTCATGCTGACACCTTTTGCGCATAGCGCGAAAGTCGCTCAAGGAAGAAATCGATCACGCCCTGCGCATTGACCTTGGTGACAATCTCGGCATTGGGTTCAAGCCCGCTTTTGCCATACCAGTCGGCAATGGTCTGGCCCATGCACAATTCGCTTTCATGTTCCACGAAAATACGGGCTTTCTGCGTTTCAAACAGGTGTGGTGCCAGAAGATAGGCCATCACCAACGGGTCATGCAGGGGGCCTCCGCGCGAACCATAGCGCAACACATCATTGCGGTCCCAGAATGCCATCAGCTCGGCAATTGTTTCTGAAATACGACCGCTGACACGGGCGAACTCACTCACATGTTCTGGCTTGAGCATGACCTGATGCGTGGCATCGAGCGCAAGCGCGACGATAGAAATTCCGCTGGAAAAGACGACGTGCGCTGCGTGCGGATCGGCAAGCATGTTGAATTCTGCAGTCATGGTGCGGTTGCCGGATTCACGATAGGCACCACCCATCATAACGATGCGTTCCACACCCGCGGCGATCTGCGGTTTGATGCGCAGGGCAACCGCCAAATTGGTCATTGGGCCAAGGCAGCAGATTGTGATGCGTTCGCCGTTTTGGGCGGCTTTGGAAAGCGCATCAATTAAAAAATCCACGGCCGACAAGGGCTCGGCTTGCTTGATCGGGGCAGGCAAGGTGGTGTTTCCAAGCCCTGTCTTGCCGTGGAACTGGCCGTAGATCGGATCGCGCAACATAGGGCGAAAACAGCCAGCATAAACAGGAATATCAGTTCGTCCGCCCAGCTCGCAGACCTGCAATGCATTGCGTACCGTGCGTTCTAACGGCTGGTTTCCACAGACGGGTGTAATACCGAGAATATCGAGTTCCGGCGAAACGAAGGCAGTGAGCAGAGCAATCGTGTCGTCAATACCGGGGTCGCAATCGACGATAACAGGGGTAGGCTTCATAGATGGTGCCTTCAAAATAGGGGATAAGCAGTCAAAGCGCGCCAACGCCGCGCAATACGCTCGCGATTTCCGCGCGCGCTGCCTCATCGAGTGGCCGCTGCGGCGCTACAGGATCACCAACGGCAAAGCCTTGCAGCTCGAGAGCAGCCTTGATGCAGGCGGCAATCGAATATTTGGCAAATATCTCGTTGACGCGCCAAAGCGGGCGCTGCAACTCCATGGCCTTGGCCCACTCACCGGCTTTCGCGGCCTCATAAAGCGCAATGCTTTGTTTAGGCACGATGCAGGCGGGACCAGCCATCCAGCCGACACCGCCGATCATCATCACGCAGGCGGGAATATGCGCCGATGCGGCAAAAACCTTCATCCGTCCTTCTGTGCGTTCGATAATGCTTAAAAGCCGCCCGGTATTGGTCGACGCGTCCTTGATATAGCGGATATTCTCGATATGGCTCAGCCGTTCGATAACCGGCAGTGTGATATCCGAACGCTGGAACTGTGGGTTGGTGTAAAGTACCACCGGGCGCCCCTTGGCGGCCTTGGCAATGGCTGTGAAATAGTCTTCCACGCCTTGTTCGGAAACCGGGAAATAGGCTTCAAGCACTGCCAGAATGCCATCGGCACCAGCCTCGACCATATTTTGCGTCTGCATAACCGCGTCGGCAATTGATGTCGAGGCAACACCTGCAATCACCGGCACGCGCCCGCGATTGGCGGCAATCACGGTGTCAACGACCTTGCGCTTTTGCGCAAGCGAGAGATAGGCGAACTCACCTGTACTGCCGAGCGGTGTCAAACCATGCACACCGGCATCGATCAGATGCTCTACCAGTTGCGTAAGAACCGTTTGTCTGATCTCTCCGGTTTCATCAACCGGAGAGGCGAGATAGGGATAAACACCGTGAAAGGACATGTCGGAAGCTCCTTGTCCGATCAGTTTGGTTTTACATAATAGGGCAATGTATAGCCGTCTGAACGACCGGCGAAGCTTAGGTCCTGCTTCAGCGCCCATGTGTTGGCGAGATAAAACAGCGGAATGACGCCAAGATCATGCATGGCTGTTTCTGTTGCCTTCTTGAGCAAATCTTCGCGCTTGGCATCGTCGAGCGTTGCACGCGCCTCGCTCAGCGCCTTGTCGAATTCCGCATTGGAATAGCGACCACGATTGCCCTGACCAGCCTTATCACCATAGGTTTCGAGGATAGGACCCAGAACGCCGGAGGCTTCGCCGGTTTCAACCGCCGCACCGCCCATGATCAGACTGAATTCCTGATTGGAGGCGCGGGTGAAATAGACGCTGCCCGGAAGTGTTGCGACTTCCGTCTTGATGCCGATACGGCTGAAAAACTGGCCCAGGGCCTGTGCTACCTTGGAATCGTTGGGATAACGGTCATTGGATGCATGGAAGGTCAGATTGAATCCTTCCGGGTATCCGGCGTCAGCCAGCAACTGCTTGGCCTTGTTTGGATCGTAAGCATCGATCTTGATCGCTGAATCATAGCCGAAATAGCCTTCCGGCACGACCTGACCGGCGGGAACACCCTGACCGTCCATGATGCGGTCCACGATTGCCTTGCGGTTTATCGATAGCGACATGGCGCGCCGGACTTGCACCTTTAGAAGCGGGTTCTTGCCGTCTGCATCTTTAGAAAAAGGTGATTCTTCGCGTACCTGATCCATATGCAGGTACATGATACGGTTGCCCGCGACGTTGACCACGTTGAGTTTGTCGGCAGCTTCCATCCGGCGGGTATCCGCGGTTGGAATGCTTTCGATCATGTCGACGTCGCCCGAAAGCATTGCTGCAACACGGGCGCTGCTGTTCTTGAAAACGCGGAACGTTACCTTGTCCCATGCAGCCTTTTCGCCCCAATAGGTATCATTGCGGGCAAGGACCACATGGTCATCTGGCGACCAGGACACGAATTTGAACGGGCCGGTGCCGATCACACCTTTGCCCTTGTTCATGTCTTCGGTGGTGGTTTTCTCCATTTCAGCCGGAAGAATGGCGATACGGCTCAGATTGTTGAGAAGAAGCGGCGTCGGGCCATCGGTCGTAATCCGAACGGTCAGTGGGTCGACCGCCGTCACATCGGTGATTGCCTTGACATAGGCTGCAAATGAACTGGGAGAGTTGGTCGAGGCCAGCGGAATGCGCTTGATGCTGGCAACGACATCCTCGGCATCAAAGTCGCTGCCATCGTGAAACTTGACGTTTTCGCGCAGCTTGAATTCCCATGTCGTATCGTCAATGGTTTTCCACGAAACGGCCAAAGCAGGTTCTATCTGCTGCTTTTCATTCTGATTGACCAGGCCGTCGAAAATATTGCGCGCCATGGCGCTGTTCGGGCCGACCACATAAAACTGCGGGTCCATGGATGTGGTCGAGGCAGCAAGGCCGATTGTGAGATCTTTGGCCTGGCTTGCGAACGGCACTATGAGAACCGAGCCCGCCAGAACAGCTGCGAAAGCAGAAAACTTCATAATTGGAATCCTCCTGATGATCCGATCCGCACTCTCCTTGCGGGCGAGGAGTAGTTAACGCCTTCTGGATAGAAAGAAAAATTGCATTTTGTGCACAAGTCATGCCTAAATGTTATGGAGAAGGATTGACCATGCGCATGAAGCCACGACAGATTGAAGCATTCAGGGCCGTTATGATGACCGGCGGCATCACCGCCGCCGCTGAAGCGATGAATATCACGCAACCTGCGGTCAGTCGTCTTATCCGCGATCTTGAAGAGATCGTCGAAATGCCGCTCTTTGAGAGAGTGGGGGCGCGTCTCGTGCCGACAGCCGAAGCGACACAGTTTTATCGTGAGGTGGAACGGCTTTACCTCGGGCTTGACCATATGGCGCAGGCCGCACGCGATATCCGCCAGCACAAGAATACCGTCTTGCGGATTGCCAGTGTGACGTCGCTTGTGCGTCCCTATTTGCAACAGGCCATTCTCGATGTCGTGGGCAACCGTCTCGATGTTCCTCTGGTGATCGATGTGGAAAACAGCCGACATATCTGGGATATGGTGGACAAGAACCGTTATGATCTCGGCTTTGTATACGCCTCTCCGCGTATGACAGACAAAAGCGCGGTGGCGCTTCATCGCGCCAAAGCCGTCGCGGCGATGGCACCCAACCATCCTCTCACGAACCGACAGATAATAACGCTGGTCGATCTCGTCGGTGAGAGGGTTCTCATTCCCGGACGCAACTCACCCCTTCGCCTTGCGCTCGACCGCGTCTTTTCCCATGATGAGCACCAGCCGGCCAGTACCATGGAAACATCGATGTTGAACTGTTGTCATTTTGCAGCCGCGGGCATGGGGGTGGGGATCGTGGACAGAACAAGTCTGGCCTCTGCAGGATGCGAAGTGGTTGCCATTCCATTCGAGCCGGATATTGAAATTTCTTATTTTGCCATCCGGCCTTCAGGCAATCAACGAATTGCTCTGCTGGAGCAGATTACTGATCGTATGAAAATTCTTCTGGGCCAGCTTACCCGATAACATTGGATCAAGGGCTATCGCATGATCGTTTCCGCATTGAACCACGGAACGATATTTGAAAAATTTAAGGCAAGAAACTTTTCATAAACGATAAGAGGCCGCTCCTGACAGAGCGACCTCCATATTGGAGTGTTTTAGTTATTCACTTATGGATGTTGCCGATGGTGAAGAACTGCGTTTCGCCATTGCTGTCGTCGACGCCGTCATTGTCGGTGACAGCATAGGCTTCGCCGGACTTGGTGATTGCAAAACCTTCCAGCTTGTCAGGTACGAAGCCGTTGAGCTTCTTCAAGTCGGGGATGAAGTCGCGAACCAGTGTCTTTTTTACCATCGGCAGCTTTTCGCCGATCTCAACCGGCTTCAGATCGGCAAGCGTTACCTTGTAAAGACGCTTGTTGACCGCTTCCGATCCAATCAGGTTGTCGCGTTCGATAATGTAGAGATCGCCGCCATAGGCAGTGATTTCCGACAAACCGACCCAGCCTTTATCTGCGGCATCCAGCGGATAGGCTACGGCCTTCCAGCTATTTTCTTTGATATTGTAGGCGAGAAGCTTGGTCTGCCCCTTGTCGTCATCGCCCCATGCGTGCTGCACGACCATCCAGAGGACTGCATCATCGCCTTCACCAACGCGGGTGATGCCTTCGAGCCCGTAGCGGGTCTGATGCTTGAGCAGATCAGCAGGAAGGGCGATCTCCTTCTTGATGACACCCTTTTCATCGACGTTTAAAATAGCATGCGGGACGAGTTTGTTCTGGTCACCCTCATTCGCGAGCCAGAAACCGCCTTCACCGTCCGTAGTGATGCCCTCAAGATCAATCTTCTGCGCGGCGTCGTTACCGCGCTTGACGAGGAGTGCTCCAGTAATCTTTGCAGGTTTCTGGCTGGCATCGATGGTGTAGATGGTGGGCGCGGCGTAATAAACCGAGTCAGATACGGCGTAGAGAGTGCCATCCTTCTTATCGTCTGCAACGAGACCGGAAAGCGCACCCCAGGCGATGGGCGTGCCGTCCTCTTTCAGGTCGGAAACAATCTGCGGGTAGTCGGCGGGCTTATCCTGCAATTCATAGATCATAACATGCGACCGCGCGCCGCCGTCTTCGACCAGATCAGTTTCGTTGGCGGTCACGAAAAGCTTGCGTGATGGGATAGCCAGCAGACCCTCCGGCCCCATGCCCGACGGCAGCAACTGAACGAACTCCGGTTCATTGCCCGTATCCTTGTAAACGCCGACCATAGAGCCGCGTTCGCTGGCGACAAAGACGTATCTCGTGTCGCCGAAGGTCGCGGTTTCCGCGCCTTCCGGCTCGATGCCTTTTTTGTTACGTTTGTCGGGATAATGACCAGCGGCAGCGATGCGGTGTTCGAGCGTGTTGCCTGACTCGTAAAGCAACTTGCCGTTCTTGGAGAAAAAGGAGAAGCCGCGCGAGCCGCCTTTGTAATCACCTTCATTGGCGATGACGATGCGATCATCATCAATCCATTTCACAGTATCCGGTTCGCGGGCCACATTTTTCATCTCGCCGTTGAAAGCGATTACGCCGTCTTTCTTCGTGTCGATCCTGTCGAGGTCGACGAAGCCGGCCGAAAAATGCGAAACGACTTTAGCCGTTGTGGCATCAACGATAGCGATGTGGTTGTTTTCCTGCAAAGTGACGGCGATCTCGTTCTGGCTGTTGAATGAGACGAATTCCGGCTCCGGGTCTTCGGGTGCAATTTCGGCAATGCCGGTCAGGTCCACTGTCTTGATGGCAGCGCAATCAACGACTTCGCCCTTCAGTTCCAAAATCTTCAGATTGCCTGCGGGCAGTTGCGGCAGCTCACCGTCGTTAAGATCTTCGTCACGCTCATTCTCGATGGCGATAGCAATGAATTTCCCGTCAGACGAAACGGCAACCGAGTCTGGCTGGCCACCGAGGTCACAGCTCTGCTCGATTTTTTTCGAGGCGACGTTGATGATATCGAGGCGGCCCGACGGGTTCTTGTAACTTTCCGATGTGTTGACACCAGCGAAGATACGAGAACCTTCTACTGCGACCGATGTCGGCTCGCCGTCGACCTTGATCATGCCGCCAGCCTTGGGAGCCGCCGGATCGGTGATATCGACAAAGCCAATAGCGCCATAGGGGCTGTCCGAATAAATCAACGTGTTGCCGTCCTGCGAAACCGTAATGATTTCAGAAGATGTCGGCTGGGACCTGTCGGCATCCTTCGGAAGATTGTCGGCCACAGGGAAACTTGCAATACGGTTGAATAAAGGCTCTGCCGATGCGGAGAATGCCCCTGAGGCGGAGAGCGCTGCCAAAAGGCCGAGCGTAAGCGAACGTATTTTCATGGGAAGTCCCTTGGATCGGAAGGTTAATCCAGAAGACCTTTGACGGCGCTTGATAACAGAACGATGACAATTGGACAAAGATACACCCCGAACGAGCATCTCACTTGAAGCTTCTTAGTATTGCAATGTTTGATGACAATTAACGGATGTTAGCAGTGCGGCGGACTATCGAGCCCGCCGTCCGTTGATATCTATCCATTGGAGCTTGTTGAGAAAACATCATCCGTGAGAATTATTAATAATTTTTACGTTGTACCTTGAAACTGAACGATCGGACGAATATTGGGAAAGCCACCCGCTGTGCAGCTCAAAATTAAACCATTTTATGACGACTATCGATCCTCGACTTACCCTGTTTGAATTGTTTCCTAATGAGGTATGATACTAAACGCGACTGGTCACCGAATTTATTTCCTCTTGTCTCAACCTAATGAGGCGTCTCAAGCTGCGTGGAGAAACATCAAAACGACGCGCTATTTCTGTTAAATATTCCCCATGTTGTACCAGTGCTATTATTGCCTCATCAACTTGAGGGGTGGTTAGCGAGGGTGGGCGTCCAAGATGACGGCCCTGTAATTTTGCTGCCTGCATACCAGCTCTGGTCCGTTCACTGATAAGGGAACGTTCGAATTCGGCGAGGGCAGCCATCATATGAAATAGAAGCCTGCCCCCTGATGAGCTTGTATCAATATTTTCGCTGAGTGAGCGAAATTCAATACCCCTGTGCCCAAGCGCTTCCATGAATTCAATGAGCTTGGATAGAGAACGGCCTAGCCTATCAAGGCGCCAAACAACCAACATATCGCCTTTTTTGAGCGTCGCTAAAGCCGCATCGAGGCCTCGTCTGTCGAACGATTTGCCAGACACACCATGATCTTCAAAAATGTGCGTACAACCAGCTCGTTTCAAAGCATCCATCTGAAGGTCCATTTTCTGTTCTTCAGTCGAAACGCGCGCATATCCTATTTTCATCTTTGGTACTTCCTGCGGTCGACGAAATACTCCGGTTTTCCCTCCTTTCCAGGGCGCTGAGTCTTGCCGTCTTCCTGTTACATCAGTGTTAGCTAATTTTCTGGGCGCCACATTGTTGACAATAAGGGTCCCCTTGTGGTAATCAGAATTGAGGAGCGAATTAACTTTAATAACTGACGATTTTGTCACAATTGGTACGCTAATAGTCTGTTGGGATCGGGATAGGCGAAAGGGGACCCTTGATGTATTCGGGGGGGTGGGTGTACGTCCGGCGAGTGCGTCGGTCTGGTGGGGGTAAGTCGAGCTCATGCACTAGTAATGCGCTTGTTCAATTTTTAATTGTTCTTTGTATTCGTTTGCTGTTGTTTAGCAGACTAAATTCTATGTATGCGTTTCTTCGATCGCTCAGAAACTCATTTACCCATCCAGATTTCTTTTTTTCATATGATATGCAGCCTGGTAAGCGCGGCTGCTTGATGTTTCCGGCTGTCGTATCGACGCTGGCCCTTTCTGGCTTTGCGATGGTTCTTCGCGAGGCAACGATGTCTTCGAGGTGTCTGGAGACTGCAAATATCTGTTCGGATTCCCAGCCCGTCGATGATCAATGCCCGCGATTGCTGTGGGCGATGCTTGAATTAATCAACTTTATCGCAAACAGCTATTCCGGAGAGAGGGTATGGCAGCAACAATTACGAATAAAGCGGATGGCTCCGTAACAACAGCCCCATCAAATACAATAGAATTGAATGCTCCAAGCGTAGTGAAATTGAATTATCACCCGCGTGATATCGCTTCATATCAGCGCCAGGGCATGGATTTGCTTGTTTACACCAAAAACGGGCAGGTCATTCGCATTCAGAACTTCTATGAAGTTAAAAATGGTCTCGAAAGCCAGCTTGTTCTTGAAGATGAAGACGGAAAGCTCTGGCTGGGAGAACATAGTCAGGGGCTGGCCGATTTCCAGTTTGCTGAAATTTCTTCCGTGGACCAACTCGTTGGAGCCGGTGCAGGCTTGTCGCCTCTGCTACTCGGTTTAGGGTTGTTGGGCGGAGGCGGTATCATCGCCGCGGCTGCATCTCGTAATGACAGCGATGATGATGGCGACGCCGATGCTGACGCGGATGCCGATGCCGATGCTGACGCCGACGGTGATGGCGACGGCGACGGTGATGGCGACGGCGACGGTGATGGCGACGGCGACGGCGATGGTGATGGCGACGGTGACGGTGACGGCGACTCCGATTCCGACGCGGATTCTGACGCTGATGCCGATGCGGATGCGGATGCGGATGCCGACGCTGACGCAGATGCTGACGCAGATGCGGATGCAGATGCAGATGCAGATGCAGATGCCGACGCCGATGCTGATGCCGATGCCGATGCCGATGCTGACGCCGACGCGGATGCTGACGCTGATGCGGATGCCGACGCGGATGCTGACGCTGATGCTGACGCCGACGCGGATGCGGATGCCGATGCTGACGCCGACGCGGATGCCGACGCTGATGCCGATGCCGATGCTGACGCCGACGCCGACGCCGACGCTGATGCCGATGCTGACGCCGACGCCGACGCCGACGCTGATGCCGATGCCGATGCAGATGCCGATGCTGACGCCGACGCGGATGCCGACGCTGATGCCGATGCGGACGCTGACGCTGATGCCGACGCGGATGCTGACGCCGATGCTGATGCCGACGCAGACGCCGATGCGGACGCCGACGCTGATGCCGATGCGGATGCTGACGCCGACGCGGATGCCGATGCGGATGCGGATGCGGATGCTGACGCCGATGCCGATGCCGATGCTGACGCCGATGCCGATGCTGACGCTGATGCTGATGCTGACGCCGATGCCGACGCCGATGCAGACGCGGATGCTGATGCTGATGCCGATGCCGATGCCGACGCTGATGCTGATGCCGATGCCGACGCTGATGCTGACGCTGACGCTGATGCGGATGCTGACGCCGATGCCGATGCTGATGCCGATGCGGACGCTGATGCCGACGCGGATGCTGATGCCGACGCGGATGCTGATGCGGATGCGGATGCCGATGCTGATGCGGACGCCGATGCGGATGCCGATGCCGATGCTGACGCCGATGCGGATGCGGACGCTGATGCTGATGCGGATGCGGACGCCGACGCTGATGCCGATGCCGATGCCGATGCTGACGCCGATGCTGACGCTGATGCGGA
It encodes:
- a CDS encoding ABC transporter permease, whose product is MSQEKPTSVSVHAGTGTEATPASRAPFWQVVSALLHDKLALTGLILVSIFLIAAIFAPWIAPQNPYDLAQLDILDGRLAPGSESMTGMVYLIGTDDQGRDLLSAILYGLRTSILVGVSSAAIALVIGASIGLASAYIGGRVDAVLMRIVDIQLSFPAILIALIFLAILGQGVDKIILALVVTQWAYYARTIRGSALVERKRAYVDAARSMALADRRILFRHILPNCLPPLIIVATMRVAYGIMLEATLSFLGIGLPVTEPSLGLLISNGFDYMLSGDYWISFYPGIALLLLIVAINLIGDALRDILNPRREG
- a CDS encoding ABC transporter permease; its protein translation is MSGYLLSRSIQTVLTLLVMSVLVFIGLYLVGNPVDVLLSSTATPAERLQVIQSFGLDKPVWEQYWLFLTKALSGDLGNSFVFNQPALTLILNRMPATLELAFVALMMALVIGIPLGVYAGLKPKGLISKSIMTFSILGFSLPTFWIGLVMIMICSVYLGWLPASGRGDTVNVLGMPLSLFTLDGLSHLILPAFNLALFKISLVIRLTRAGVMETMQLDFVRFARAKGLTERRIVTVHVLKNTLIPLITVIGLELGSLIAFAVVTETIFAWPGMGKLIIDAISVLDRPVILAYLMITVVMFSVINLLVDILYSIVDPRVRLEGNS
- a CDS encoding nucleoside hydrolase produces the protein MKKQRIIIDSDPGVDDAAAILMALASPELDVLGLSIVAGNVPLEATLANACKIVSISGRRDVPVHAGAQGPLVREQVYGKYARIGAFNDTLIEASNIKPAQETSIQFIVRCAREAAQTGDLITICAIGPLTNIALALIQHPDVAKGIRQVVAMGGAFTALGHRTPWAEFNIYADPHAAEITFQSGVPIVLMPLDMTFQALFTKDHFEQFRAGGKPGEALYNLFSTFDRSDPKRYGRPGGPIHDATTIAWLIRPDLFVSRDAFIGVEVTGLTMGYTYADFYNKMERAANATVATDVDEAGFIALLIERIARYGAKSESKNLMGELQS
- a CDS encoding nucleoside hydrolase — its product is MKPTPVIVDCDPGIDDTIALLTAFVSPELDILGITPVCGNQPLERTVRNALQVCELGGRTDIPVYAGCFRPMLRDPIYGQFHGKTGLGNTTLPAPIKQAEPLSAVDFLIDALSKAAQNGERITICCLGPMTNLAVALRIKPQIAAGVERIVMMGGAYRESGNRTMTAEFNMLADPHAAHVVFSSGISIVALALDATHQVMLKPEHVSEFARVSGRISETIAELMAFWDRNDVLRYGSRGGPLHDPLVMAYLLAPHLFETQKARIFVEHESELCMGQTIADWYGKSGLEPNAEIVTKVNAQGVIDFFLERLSRYAQKVSA
- a CDS encoding dihydrodipicolinate synthase family protein; this translates as MSFHGVYPYLASPVDETGEIRQTVLTQLVEHLIDAGVHGLTPLGSTGEFAYLSLAQKRKVVDTVIAANRGRVPVIAGVASTSIADAVMQTQNMVEAGADGILAVLEAYFPVSEQGVEDYFTAIAKAAKGRPVVLYTNPQFQRSDITLPVIERLSHIENIRYIKDASTNTGRLLSIIERTEGRMKVFAASAHIPACVMMIGGVGWMAGPACIVPKQSIALYEAAKAGEWAKAMELQRPLWRVNEIFAKYSIAACIKAALELQGFAVGDPVAPQRPLDEAARAEIASVLRGVGAL
- a CDS encoding ABC transporter substrate-binding protein; amino-acid sequence: MKFSAFAAVLAGSVLIVPFASQAKDLTIGLAASTTSMDPQFYVVGPNSAMARNIFDGLVNQNEKQQIEPALAVSWKTIDDTTWEFKLRENVKFHDGSDFDAEDVVASIKRIPLASTNSPSSFAAYVKAITDVTAVDPLTVRITTDGPTPLLLNNLSRIAILPAEMEKTTTEDMNKGKGVIGTGPFKFVSWSPDDHVVLARNDTYWGEKAAWDKVTFRVFKNSSARVAAMLSGDVDMIESIPTADTRRMEAADKLNVVNVAGNRIMYLHMDQVREESPFSKDADGKNPLLKVQVRRAMSLSINRKAIVDRIMDGQGVPAGQVVPEGYFGYDSAIKIDAYDPNKAKQLLADAGYPEGFNLTFHASNDRYPNDSKVAQALGQFFSRIGIKTEVATLPGSVYFTRASNQEFSLIMGGAAVETGEASGVLGPILETYGDKAGQGNRGRYSNAEFDKALSEARATLDDAKREDLLKKATETAMHDLGVIPLFYLANTWALKQDLSFAGRSDGYTLPYYVKPN
- a CDS encoding LysR substrate-binding domain-containing protein; the protein is MRMKPRQIEAFRAVMMTGGITAAAEAMNITQPAVSRLIRDLEEIVEMPLFERVGARLVPTAEATQFYREVERLYLGLDHMAQAARDIRQHKNTVLRIASVTSLVRPYLQQAILDVVGNRLDVPLVIDVENSRHIWDMVDKNRYDLGFVYASPRMTDKSAVALHRAKAVAAMAPNHPLTNRQIITLVDLVGERVLIPGRNSPLRLALDRVFSHDEHQPASTMETSMLNCCHFAAAGMGVGIVDRTSLASAGCEVVAIPFEPDIEISYFAIRPSGNQRIALLEQITDRMKILLGQLTR